One genomic window of Elaeis guineensis isolate ETL-2024a chromosome 2, EG11, whole genome shotgun sequence includes the following:
- the LOC105043389 gene encoding fasciclin-like arabinogalactan protein 9 — protein MASTISTTIALIVATLLVRARAQPVAPGPTPAPLNLTAVLEKGGQYTTLIRLLRTTQVEQQVNSQLNNSFNGLTVFAPTDNAFNSLKAGTLNGLSQQEQVALVLFHVLPRFYSLSSFETTSNPVQTQASSNNGVYTVNITSTTSQVNISTGVVSTPVTNTLRSDFPLAVYSIDKVLLPYDLFGAKPPATAPAPAPAKEKPGKSDKTPTAPKADGPSAESESSPSAAVGLKGRGVLVWSFVAGAGVMGIIGSLL, from the coding sequence ATGGCCTCCACTATCAGCACCACCATTGCACTCATCGTAGCCACATTGCTCGTCCGTGCCCGAGCTCAGCCTGTGGCCCCTGGCCCGACCCCGGCACCGCTCAACCTCACCGCCGTCCTCGAGAAGGGCGGCCAGTACACCACGCTCATCCGCCTCCTCAGGACAACCCAAGTGGAGCAGCAGGTCAACAGCCAGCTCAACAACTCCTTCAACGGCCTCACCGTCTTCGCCCCCACCGACAACGCCTTCAACAGCCTCAAGGCCGGAACGCTTAACGGCCTCAGCCAACAAGAACAAGTTGCACTCGTCCTCTTCCACGTCCTCCCTCGCTTCTACAGCCTCTCCTCCTTCGAGACTACCAGCAACCCGGTTCAGACCCAGGCATCCAGCAACAATGGCGTTTACACGGTCAACATCACGAGCACGACGAGCCAGGTGAACATCTCGACCGGCGTCGTCAGCACGCCGGTCACCAACACGCTTAGATCCGACTTCCCACTCGCCGTTTACTCGATTGATAAAGTCCTGCTGCCTTATGACCTCTTCGGGGCCAAGCCTCCGGCGACGGCTCCGGCACCGGCACCGGCGAAGGAGAAGCCTGGGAAGAGCGACAAGACCCCGACAGCACCGAAGGCCGATGGGCCTTCGGCGGAATCGGAGAGCAGCCCGTCGGCGGCGGTCGGTTTGAAGGGGAGGGGAGTGCTGGTCTGGAGTTTTGTTGCGGGGGCGGGGGTGATGGGGATCATTGGGAGTCTTTTGTGA